The window CAAAATTAGAATTTATACTAAATTCAATTGTAAATTCCTATATTCTCCAGATCAAGCCCCGCTTTTGTGACTTGGCCGAAAAATTTATTGCTTAATCCGGAAAATTTATTGCTTAATTATGAAACTATTAGGGATAGGATCATTCGTCAAACAAGAATGATTCTATCCCTAATAAGTTTAATTGGCGATGATTTTCCGGTGCTCAGTTTTAGACTATTCATTTCATTATAAAAAATTATAAATTTAATTGGCGAAGAATTGCCCGCAGTGTTTCAGCCGATTGGCGAAAGGCCGAGATTTCTGATTCACTCAAGGGCAGGGCGATAATCCTTTCCCGTCCCCGTTCATTGACCAGGCAGGGGAGGCTGAGGCAGATATCGCTAACACCGTAGATATTGTCGATTAAACTGGAGATGGTCAAGATCGAGTACTCGTCCCGCAGAATAGCTTCACAGATCCGGCGGATGGCCAGACCGATGGCGTAGTAGGTTGCTCCCTTGCGTTCAATGATTTGATAAGCGGCTGTTCTCACTTGTTCGAATAACGCTTGTTTATCCTCGACCACACATCTTTGCCCCCAGATTGAGTAGTATTCATCCAGCGGAATCCCGGCGATGTTAGCTAGACTCCACACCGGGACTTCGGTATCGCCGTGTTCGCCAATAACATAGGCGTGAATATTGCGGGCATCCACCCGACAATGCCGACTGATGACGTGTCGAAACCGGGAACTATCTAGCACTGTACCCGAACCCATGACTCGGGCCGAGGGTAGACCGGACACCTTGAGTGCCGCATAGGTAAGGATATCAACTGGGTTTGCGACCACTATGACAATCGCCTGAGGACAATGGCGAATTATTTTCGGCAATTCCTCCTGAATTATCTGAACATTTTGTACGGCCAGGTGAAGTCGTGTTTCCCCTGGCTTTTGATTTGCCCCGGCGGTAAAGATGACGATCTGGGCATCTCGACAATCCGGATAATCACCGGCGTAGATCAGAATTGGTTTCACGAAGGAAGCGGCGTGGTTGAGATCCATCGCTTCCCCTTCAGCCTTTTGCCGATTAACATCAAGTAACACCAGTTCAGAAACGAGGCCGCTGATCATTAAGGCATATGCCGTTGTTGCCCCCACAAAGCCTGTCCCCACGATGACCACTTTTGCGGCAGTGGTTTGGACCAAAATCAGTCCCTCCAAAATAAATTAGTTTAATCCAGACCAATACCAGTGATTTTAAAGTTTAGTGTTCCCGCCTGATCCCGGGATATACAAATTTCCGCGGTTAAACATTTTCTGTCTGGGAGTGAAAACAGGATTTTCTTGAGCAGACGTAGAATTTCCAAGAGGTAAGACCGGGAGAAAGGAGCAAGAAGATGAAGACAAAATTAATCGGTGCCCTTGTCGTTGTGTTTATGTTTATTATGTTTGGATTGTCACCTGTTTCCGCGTCTTCACCATTGAGGATTTTTGTTAATGGTCAGGAGGCGGTTATCCCTACCGCTCCAATCATTGTTGATGACCGGACCTTAGTGCCAGCCAGTCTCTTTGCAGTCCCTGTTTTTGGCGTAGAGGTCAATTGGGACCGAACCGCTAAACAAGTTCGGATCACCAATCAGGCGATGCAACTGATACTGAAGATAGATTCAACTAATGTATTGGTCAACGGACAGGAGAACTCAATGGAGGTTGCTCCGCGTTTAGTAAAAGGGATACCCATGGTCCCGCTTCGTTTCCTTTGTGACACTCTGGGCGTGCAGATCAAGTTGGCCGAGGATGGAAAGCGAATTGAACTGATCAAGGCGGCGCAGTCTGTCACGCTGCAGATTGACCAAACAATAGCCAACGTAAATCAGCGTGAGGTAAAGCTCGACGTTTCACCCCAACTGGTGGAAGGACGAACCCTGGTGCCCCTCCGGTTCGTGGCGGAGGCCTTTGGGGCTGAGGTCTTTTGGAACGGTCAAACCCAGGGAATTACCGTCCAGCGCGGACAGCAAATGGTTACCCTGCAGATTGGTAACCTTCAGGCCAGAGTAAATGGGCGTGAGGTTTGCCTGGATGTCCCCCCGCAACTAGTCAAGGACAGAACGTTAATTCCAGTGCGCTTTGTGGCCGAGGCACTTGGGGCGGAGGTTGACTGGGAAGCTACTAGCCGCCGGGTGGTAATTACCCAGCCCGGAAATTTAAAGCACGTCCTGGCTTATTACTACGGCGGGTCTTATCAGGAGTTCCTCGCGAATGCAGACAAGCTCAACCAGGTGGCTTTCCGCTGGTTTGAAACCAATGGTCAAGGTGAGATTTTAACTAAGTATCCCGATAGCTATGAAAGCGTCTTGAAATTTGTTCAGGACAAAAAAATTGCCGCTGCGGCGAGTATTTTTCTTTCGGATCCGGAGCAACTCCATATTTTATTGAACAGCCCAGAAAATCGGCGACGACTCATCGATAATGCTTTAAAACTTGTGGACAAAGATGGATACCAGGGGATCAATCTTGACCTGGAGATGGTGAAAGCAGAAGACCGCGATGGATTAAACCTGTTAGTGAAGGAGTTCCGCGATCAACTTAAGCCGCGTAATCTAGAGCTATCGCTCGCTCTCCCGCCGAAAAACGCAGACACGAAATGGTTCGCGGCTTATGATTACACAATTTTAGGCGGTTTGGCCGACCGGGTGGTAATTATGGCCCATGACTTACACTGGAAAGGGGGGCCTGCGGGGCCGATTGCTCCCCTGGCTTGGGTAGAAAGCGTGCTTCAGTTCGCTAAGACCCAGATCCCGTCTGACAAAATCCTACTTGCCCTGGGGGTATACGGATACGATTGGCCGGAGAGGGGGACGGCCAGGTCCTACACGCCAGCCCAACTGGCGGAGTTAATGTGCATATATAATGTTTCTCCTGAATGGGATAGTGCTGCTCAGTCTCCCTATTTCACTTACCGTGACAGCCAGGAGGTCAATCATACGGTTTGGTTTGAGGATGACCGCAGTCTCCGTCAAAAGATGAACTTGCCAGAACAGTATGGCATTGCGGGGATTTCGCTCTGGAAACTGGGAAATGGTTTCCCAGAGATGTGGCAGGCGATTGAGCGGCGAATCAAATAAATCTAAAAAAGGTGAGCCAGATGGAACCAAAGCAATTGCGCCTGTTTGTTGAGGAAGAGTCAACCGATACTGAGGCCGGTAGTTCAACCGTGAACGAACTAAAACCGGCCAGCGATTCCTTTCGATTAAGCCTGGAGTTCAAACCTACCGAGACTTTTAGCGCCGGCCGCTATGCCACGCTGGAAGAACTGGCGGCTTTCTGTCAGCATTGTCAGCGGTGCCGGCTGAGGAGCGGCTGCCGCGGCGTGGTGTTTGGGGAGGGCAACCCGTCCGCCCGCATTATGTTTGTGGGCGAAGGGCCTGGACAGACGGAGGACGAGCTCGGGCGTCCCTTTGTGGGACTGGCTGGTCAGCTGCTAGACCGGATCCTCCAGGCGGCCGGATTTGTCCGGGAGGAAGTGTATATCGCAAATGTTGTTAAATGTCGTCCGCCAGGCAACCGGCTCCCTCAACCGGATGAAGTGGCGGCCTGTCGTCCATACCTTGAGGAGCAAATTCGGTTGATCAAGCCGGCGGCAATCGTCTGTCTCGGCGCGTTGGCTACCCAGACTTTGCTTGATCCCCAGGCCCGGATCACTAAAGTCCGCGGCCAGTGGTTCGAAAAGGGCGGGATCTGGTTCCTGCCGACTTTTCACCCAGCGGCACTTCTCCGGGACGAAAGCAAGAAACGTCCGGTCTGGGAAGACTTCAAACGCCTACGCGACTGGTACCGGAGTAATTTTTCGTGACAGGGGAGCGAGGGGGTAGCTGAAACCCCCTCGAACAAGAAAATTGATAACCTTATATAGTTGTCGAAAGTTGATTTTCTTGAACGCAGTAGGTTGCGCGGTACTGGCAAATGGATATACTAGACATGAATGGATCTAGACAAATTGGAGTGATCTACAGGATGTGGCAACGCCGGATATGCCATGCTGAAGAAATGCGCCGCCTCGGCGAGTACCTGGGTCAAATTTTGTGGCCGGGTGCTGTTATTTGTCTTTCAGGAGAATTGGGCGCTGGTAAAACCGTGTTGGCTCAGGGAGTGGCCAAAGGAGCAGGGGTGGGGGGCTATGTAACCAGCCCGACCTTTACCCTGGTTCATGAATATCAGGGAGAACACCCAGTTTATCATCTTGATGTTTACCGTTTAGATGACCCAGCCGAGTTTGCCGAGCTTGGTTTTCGTGAATACCTGGGTGGTGATGGAATCGCGATAGTTGAGTGGCCAGAACGGATTTTAGAGTATTTACCCCAACAGTACCTGCTGGTTGAGATTAAGAGGGATGAGCACCAGGCAGATTGTCGCCTTGTTACCATTAAGCCAGTAGGCGACGACTATCATGTGGTGTTAGAGGAGTTGGAGCAGCGTGCGGATTTTGGGTATTGACAGTTCGACAACAGTGGCTGGCGTGGCGGTGGTCGAAGATGACCGGCTGGTGGTAGAAACCTTTCTGAATACGCGCAAAAACCATTCGCAGCGGCTAATGCCGATGCTGGACGCCATGCTGCGGGAAGCTGACTTAACGCTGGCAGACATAGACGCCCTCGCCGTTTCCATCGGTCCCGGTTCCTTTACTGGCTTGCGCATAGGGTTGGCCACAGTTAAAGGGTTAGCGCAGGCCACGGGGAAACCGTTAATTGGGGTACCGACTCTGGATGCTTTGGCGTTGAATGTGGCTGGTCTAACCGGTTTAATCTGCCCTGTTTTAGACGCGCGGAAAAATGAAGTTTATATGGCCGTATATCAATCTGCCTCATCCCTTCAGGTCAACAGAATAAGTGATTATTTAGCCATCAGCCCGACAGAGTTGATTGGCCTTTTCCAGGGTTCGCGCTTTTTTGGTGATGGTGCAAGCGATTGGCGGCACTGTCCGGTAACTTTTCTGGGTGATGCAACACCAGTATATCGGGACCTGTTAACAGAGGGGCTGGGTAACCGTGCCCGGTGGGTATTACCTACCCATAACTTAATTCGCGCGGCCCAAATCGCTTATTTGGGTGGTCAGCGGTTGGCGGCTGGACAGAAGGATGATTATTTAACCATCAAGCCGCTCTATATTCGCCAGTCTGAGGCCGAAGTCAGGTGGCAGAGCCGGGAAAAGGAGAATGCCTGCTATAGAAGGTGACGAAGTGAACTTTAAGATTAGAAAAATGATGGCTGAAGACCTGGACGACATTTTAAGAATCGAACAGGTATCTTTTCCTACACCCTGGTCAAGACAGGCCTATCTGTCCGAACTGCAAAACGACTTTGCCTACTATGTAGTGGCAGTCGTGGATGAGCAGGTAGTGGGTTATGCCGGGATGTGGTTGCTTGTTGATGAGGCACATGTGACCAACGTCGCCGTTGCTCCCGACTACCGCGGACGGCAACTCGGTGAATATCTGCTTAAATGGTTGATGGAAATCGCAGTTTTGCGCGGCGCCCGGGCGATCACCCTGGAGGTGCGACCATCAAACCGGCCAGCCCAGCGTCTTTATACCCGCTTAGGTTTTGTAGCGGCCGGCCTCCGTCGGGGCTACTATACCGATACAGGTGAAGACGCGATTATCATGTGGAAGTATTTACCAACGCATGCGTCTGAAGAAATAACGAACGAGTCAGGCGAGTAACCTAAATTTACCGAGAATAAAAAACATGGTTAGATTGGCGAAGATCGCCTGCCAAAAAGCGAAAGCTAAACCTCTTTTTTTTCTTTAAATTTTTCTTCGCTGGATTCTGTCGAAACTGGCTCGAGTTTAGGGATTTGCCGAATGGCTTCTTGAAACTTCACTTGTTTCTCGATATCGGCCTGGTCCTTACGAACCTCATACATTAACTCGGCGAATTGCCGCTCCAGTTCTTCTTCGGTCATCAACTGCTCCCCACACTGACTGCAGACAGTTGCCTTTTCGTCCTTTTCCTGGTGCCCACAGAAGATGCACTCCAAAGTTTGTCACCTCCCTCTGTCTGTGTATATTATATTCGATTATATCTTAATTGAACAGAGTTTCTCAGGCTCGATAACGTTCCCGATTTTTGGGCATAATACCACCAAAAAACAAGGCGGTGAAAAGAGAATGAAGCTCGATCAAGTGATGCAATTAAACGGAGATGAGTGGGAAATCACTGAGCCAGAGTTAACGGAGTGGATTGAACTGTGTGGACTAAATCCTGACGATCTGGATAAATAATTTTGGATAATAAATTTAAGGAAGTGATAAGTGTGTTGGAAACGGAATATTTGGCAGATACGCCTTTGCGAAGAGCAACCTGTGTTTCCTGCAGACGGCCATTTACTTTACCGGACGTTAGCCTAAGCAATAGTGTCCACACGGTTGATTACTTGTGTAAAGACTGTCGGGAGGCAGCCATGTAAACTGGCTAAAAAGTCAAGCCTCCGGAAGATTCCAGAGGCTTGGGGGGAAAGGAATGAAGAGAAAAGCACACACTAGTATTTTTGCCCGGCGACTATTAATCTATACAAACTAGACAAACAAACTAAAACCCCCCAGATAACTTCTGGAGGGTTTAGGTTTATTCTGGCTGTGCTGCACCGACCGGACAGATGTCGGCACATGAACCACAATCGGTGCATTTCTCAGGGTCGATGACGTATTTATCAGAGCCCTCGCTGATCGCTTCGGCTTTGCACTCATCGACACAGGCTCCACAACTGAGACAGTCGTCTGTAATCTTGTAGCTCACTTAAAATTCCTCCCCCAACAAAGAAATAAAATCTTAGATAATATTATAGCACCAACTTGCTCCTTGACAAGGAAAAATAAACATTTTGCGAAATAAATGGAGAAACCCCCAGGGGAGCCATTCCTGAGGGTTCTCAAAAAGAGAGTTATTGGGGGAGGGTAAATCCCCATTGTATATTATGTCCAACTAAAAAAGGCATAATTCACAATAAAAATATATTTTTCCAGATTATTCTTATAAGCGCAGATTTTGTCACTGTCAGCAAAAATTTCAAGTCATAGTGTTCCCACAATCACGGTCAAAATAATAAAGGAGACGAAAAAATATTTTATGAGGAGGTCTTTAAAAGTGACAGTTGGCCAAAAAATGCATACCACTCTGAGCAATCTGGAATCCGCCTGCGCTAGTCTAAAATCGTTTGCCCTGGAAACGCAGGATCAGTCGGCCAAGCAAATGTTTAACGATTATGCTGCCCAATTAGACAACATGATCCAAAGTTTTAAAGGTCGGGTTGACTATATTGAGCAGCAGGAACCTCAATATAAGGTTAGACAACAAGCCGGCCAACAGCAGCAAATGAAAAAATAACAAGAACAAGCAGAGCACCTTTCAGCGGAGAGGTGCTCTTGTTGTGCCAATTAAATTTTATTGAACAAGACTAGTAGAGCAGCCAGGATAACTAGAATGGTGATGAAGATGTAAAGACTTTTCATTCCTTTAATCATGATACTTTTGAAAGCCTGATTAAACTGATGTTCACAATAAATGCAATGCGCGCCGCTCAAGCCTTCAACCATGTGCGATTGACAGAATTTCCGCCCACACTGGCAGGTGCCGATGGCTGGCCGCTCGCAGGTATAACAGCGAGCTGAAGTCATATACGGGACCTCCTTTTTTTAGTACCCCGTCAACTGATCATCCTAGTCTAATTATACTTGGAAAATATACGGCGGAAAACAGGAGAAAAAAGGACAGTATTTGTAGAAAACGACAAGAACAAGTATAATTAGGGGTAAAAGGCCAAATCGAGGTGCTTTCAATGTATTCAGCGCATCTAAATATCTTGGGCTTGGAAACATCGTGCGATGATACTTCCGCGGCGATTGTGGCTAACGGTCGGGAAATCAGAGCCAATATAATTTCTTCACAAATTCAGGTCCACCAAAAATTTGGTGGCGTTGTACCGGAAATTGCTTCGCGTAAACATCTGGAAAATATTTCCGTTGTAATTGACGAAGCACTCAGGGTCTCTGGTCTGGACTGGCCTGATATTGGGGGAATTGCTGTTACCTATGGCCCAGGCCTGGTTGGAGCTTTACTGGTAGGTGTCTCAACAGGGAAAGCCCTAGCGTATGCACGAAATATCCCGCTGATTGGGGTTAATCACCTGGAAGCACATATCTACGCCAATTTTCTCGAACACCCGGAGTTGTGTTTACCGGTGGTTTGTTTGGTTGTCTCCGGTGGCCATACCAACCTGATCTATCTCCAAGAACATGGGCGATACGAGTTACTGGGACGAACACGGGACGATGCGGCCGGGGAAGCTTTCGATAAAATTGCCCGGACAATGGGGTTAGGCTATCCTGGCGGGCCGCAGATTGACCGTCTGGCGCAAACTGGCGATCCCACAGCAATCCCTTTGCCTCGGGCCTGGCTTGAGGAGGGGAGTTTAGATTTTAGCTTTAGTGGTCTCAAGTCCGCAGTCTTAAATTATCTAAACCGAGCCAATCAACTTGGCTCAAGAGTCAATTACTCAGACCTGGCTGCCAGTTTTCAACAGGCGGTGATCGACGTGCTCGTGTACAAAACGATTCACGCCAGCAAGCAAAAAGAGGTGAAAACCATTCTCTTGGCTGGTGGAGTAGCGGCCAACTCCTGGTTACGCCGTCAGCTGGCGGAGGCGGCCGCTGAAGCCGGGATGAATCTAGTCTACCCATCGTCATTGCTCTGCACGGACAATGCAGCTATGGTGGCCTGTGCCGGGTATTATAAATTCTGCCGGGGTGACCTGGCCCCTTTGGACCTAAATGCTGTCCCAAATCTGTCGTTAATCTAGGGTAATCCTGGCTAGGACATTGGTCTTAAAACAGGTGTTTTGTGGATAAAATCATCCTGTGGATAATGTGGATAATTCTGTTGATAACCTAAAAAATGCGTATTTTTTCATTTTTAATCATGGGCAGGCCAAAAAACCACATTGATTGTGGAGAATGTGGATAACTAGGAGAGAGCCCAGTAGTTTTAAACTTCTGCTTGTGGATAGGGCTGGGGATATTAACTCTGTCCGATAATATCCTGATATTAAATGTTTATGCGCAAACAGATGACTGATAGAACCAGTTCTGGAAAAAACATAAAAATTCATTCGGTTTAAAGCGAGCAGTATTTAACCATTTTTTAACCTGCCTTGACAGTCTCAGTGGACATCCTGTATATTCACAGTGAGGCAGATACCCCAAGGGGAGGGACGAAAATGCATCCAATCCTTTATTCTTTTGGCCCGATCAACATTTATGCCTGGGGATTCATGCTTAGTTTGGCTGTGATCGTCAGCGCATTAGGTGCCAGGCGCATGGCGGCTAAGGCGGGTATTGACCCGGACCACATTATCAACCTGGCAATTCTTCTGGTTCTCAGCGGACTCTTAGGTGCGCGTATTTTTTACGCTATTTTTTACGAACCAGGCTACTTTATGGCTCATCCCCTGGATATCTTCAAGTTCTGGGAACCAGGTCTGGTTTGGTACGGTGGACTGATTGGTGGGATAATTGCCGGCGGGTTGTATGTCCACTTTTATCATTTACCTTTCTGGGGCTTGGCTGATGTCCTGGCCCCATGGCTAGCTTTGGGCTACAGCATAGTCCGGATTGGCTGTTTCCTGAATGGTTGTTGTTACGGTAAAGTCACCACTGTCCCCTGGGGTGTGGTCTTCCCCCAGCTGGATAACCTGACCCGCCATCCAACCCAGCTCTATTCCGCAGCGGTTGGCTTTGTCCTGGCTAGCATCTTGTTTTGGCTTTACCCGCGCCGAAAATTTGCTGGTCAGGTATTTCTGACCTATCTAATGGCTTACGGGGTTTTGCGCTCGGTGGTTGAATACTTTCGCGATAACTTGACCATATTAGGACCGATTACTGTTTCCCAGGCCATCAGTCTAGTGGTGATTAGCTTGGCCGGGGTTATTTACTACGTATTGGCGCGGCAAGCGAAAGACCTGGGTTAAAGGAGATAGGCAGTTTGGCGCAGAATCTAAATGGTGAACTTGAACGGGTAATTCTTCGCTCAGCTCAAGAGTACAACATTCTTCCCCTAACCTCAGGGTGTAATCTAAGGTGTGTTTTCTGCAGCCACCCGCAGAATCCACCCGGTATTCAGGTTTACACTATTCCGCCGCGTTCCTTGGAAGAGATTGAGCGGACCCTGGAATTTATTGATGGGTCAAGGAAGATTGTCATCGGTGAGTCGGCGACCAGAATCATTGAAGGAGAGCCCTTTACCCACCCCCAGATTCTGACCGCCCTTCAGCTGTTACGGCGGCGGTTTCCGCAAACGCTGCTGTCGATCACGACAAACGGAACCCGGTTAACTGAAGAACTGATTACTGCCCTGGTTGAACTGTCTCCGCTTGAGCTGAATGTTTCCTTGAACAGCGCGACTACCCATGG is drawn from Bacillota bacterium and contains these coding sequences:
- a CDS encoding uracil-DNA glycosylase, which gives rise to MEPKQLRLFVEEESTDTEAGSSTVNELKPASDSFRLSLEFKPTETFSAGRYATLEELAAFCQHCQRCRLRSGCRGVVFGEGNPSARIMFVGEGPGQTEDELGRPFVGLAGQLLDRILQAAGFVREEVYIANVVKCRPPGNRLPQPDEVAACRPYLEEQIRLIKPAAIVCLGALATQTLLDPQARITKVRGQWFEKGGIWFLPTFHPAALLRDESKKRPVWEDFKRLRDWYRSNFS
- the tsaE gene encoding tRNA (adenosine(37)-N6)-threonylcarbamoyltransferase complex ATPase subunit type 1 TsaE, with the protein product MWQRRICHAEEMRRLGEYLGQILWPGAVICLSGELGAGKTVLAQGVAKGAGVGGYVTSPTFTLVHEYQGEHPVYHLDVYRLDDPAEFAELGFREYLGGDGIAIVEWPERILEYLPQQYLLVEIKRDEHQADCRLVTIKPVGDDYHVVLEELEQRADFGY
- a CDS encoding L-lactate dehydrogenase, yielding MVQTTAAKVVIVGTGFVGATTAYALMISGLVSELVLLDVNRQKAEGEAMDLNHAASFVKPILIYAGDYPDCRDAQIVIFTAGANQKPGETRLHLAVQNVQIIQEELPKIIRHCPQAIVIVVANPVDILTYAALKVSGLPSARVMGSGTVLDSSRFRHVISRHCRVDARNIHAYVIGEHGDTEVPVWSLANIAGIPLDEYYSIWGQRCVVEDKQALFEQVRTAAYQIIERKGATYYAIGLAIRRICEAILRDEYSILTISSLIDNIYGVSDICLSLPCLVNERGRERIIALPLSESEISAFRQSAETLRAILRQLNL
- the tsaD gene encoding tRNA (adenosine(37)-N6)-threonylcarbamoyltransferase complex transferase subunit TsaD, giving the protein MYSAHLNILGLETSCDDTSAAIVANGREIRANIISSQIQVHQKFGGVVPEIASRKHLENISVVIDEALRVSGLDWPDIGGIAVTYGPGLVGALLVGVSTGKALAYARNIPLIGVNHLEAHIYANFLEHPELCLPVVCLVVSGGHTNLIYLQEHGRYELLGRTRDDAAGEAFDKIARTMGLGYPGGPQIDRLAQTGDPTAIPLPRAWLEEGSLDFSFSGLKSAVLNYLNRANQLGSRVNYSDLAASFQQAVIDVLVYKTIHASKQKEVKTILLAGGVAANSWLRRQLAEAAAEAGMNLVYPSSLLCTDNAAMVACAGYYKFCRGDLAPLDLNAVPNLSLI
- the lgt gene encoding prolipoprotein diacylglyceryl transferase, giving the protein MHPILYSFGPINIYAWGFMLSLAVIVSALGARRMAAKAGIDPDHIINLAILLVLSGLLGARIFYAIFYEPGYFMAHPLDIFKFWEPGLVWYGGLIGGIIAGGLYVHFYHLPFWGLADVLAPWLALGYSIVRIGCFLNGCCYGKVTTVPWGVVFPQLDNLTRHPTQLYSAAVGFVLASILFWLYPRRKFAGQVFLTYLMAYGVLRSVVEYFRDNLTILGPITVSQAISLVVISLAGVIYYVLARQAKDLG
- the tsaB gene encoding tRNA (adenosine(37)-N6)-threonylcarbamoyltransferase complex dimerization subunit type 1 TsaB, with protein sequence MRILGIDSSTTVAGVAVVEDDRLVVETFLNTRKNHSQRLMPMLDAMLREADLTLADIDALAVSIGPGSFTGLRIGLATVKGLAQATGKPLIGVPTLDALALNVAGLTGLICPVLDARKNEVYMAVYQSASSLQVNRISDYLAISPTELIGLFQGSRFFGDGASDWRHCPVTFLGDATPVYRDLLTEGLGNRARWVLPTHNLIRAAQIAYLGGQRLAAGQKDDYLTIKPLYIRQSEAEVRWQSREKENACYRR
- a CDS encoding DUF1657 domain-containing protein; the protein is MTVGQKMHTTLSNLESACASLKSFALETQDQSAKQMFNDYAAQLDNMIQSFKGRVDYIEQQEPQYKVRQQAGQQQQMKK
- a CDS encoding 4Fe-4S binding protein, with the translated sequence MSYKITDDCLSCGACVDECKAEAISEGSDKYVIDPEKCTDCGSCADICPVGAAQPE
- the rimI gene encoding ribosomal protein S18-alanine N-acetyltransferase, whose translation is MPAIEGDEVNFKIRKMMAEDLDDILRIEQVSFPTPWSRQAYLSELQNDFAYYVVAVVDEQVVGYAGMWLLVDEAHVTNVAVAPDYRGRQLGEYLLKWLMEIAVLRGARAITLEVRPSNRPAQRLYTRLGFVAAGLRRGYYTDTGEDAIIMWKYLPTHASEEITNESGE